From the genome of Vigna angularis cultivar LongXiaoDou No.4 chromosome 11, ASM1680809v1, whole genome shotgun sequence, one region includes:
- the LOC108347798 gene encoding dihydrolipoyllysine-residue acetyltransferase component 2 of pyruvate dehydrogenase complex, mitochondrial isoform X4, giving the protein MASHLLNHSAKVRNVSKLLHHERYMLARWFSGDAQSSLNRRRDVWKTQLPESSTRSSVFEPVVDFTKRNVSMASIRRGSITGSGFTGEISPSSQVLSRRCYASASDLPPHQEIGMPSLSPTMTEGNIARWLKKEGDKVSPGEVLCEVETDKATVEMESMEEGYLAKIVRGDGEKEIKVGEVIAITVEDEGDIDKFKDYKPSTSEPSAPPVKETSVPSPAKKEAEEPVREPEAKVSKPSVPTPSGDRVFASPLARKLAEEKNVPLSSIKGTGHEGLIVKADIEDFLASDAASSQVSAPSKAKGAADAALDYINIPVSQIRKVTASRLLLSKQTIPHYYLSVDACVDKLMSLRSKLNSLQEASGGSRISVNDLVIKAAALALRKVPQCNSSWANDYIRQYNNVNINVAVQTDNGLFVPVIRDADKKGLSTIGEEVKQLAKKARENSLKPQDYEGGTFTVSNLGGPFGVKQFCAIINPPQSGILAVGSAERRVIPGSGAEEFKFGSFMSVTLSCDHRVIDGAIGAEWLKAFKGYIENPESMLL; this is encoded by the exons ATGGCATCACATTTACTCAATCACTCGGCCAAG GTGAGAAATGTTTCGAAGTTGCTGCACCACGAGCGTTATATGTTGGCGCGTTGGTTTTCCGGCGATGCTCAATCCTCTCTCAATAGGAGGCGCG ATGTGTGGAAAACTCAGCTCCCTGAGTCTTCAACAAGAAGCAGTGTCTTTGAGCCGGTCGTCGACTTTACT AAGAGAAACGTCTCCATGGCTAGTATCAGAAGGGGTTCCATCACCGGGTCTGGTTTCACCGGAGAGATTTCACC AAGTTCACAGGTGTTGTCAAGGAGATGCTATGCGTCAGCCTCAG ATCTACCCCCGCACCAGGAAATTGGAATGCCTTCTCTCTCACCTACAATGACCGAG GGTAACATTGCAAGATGGTTGAAGAAAGAAGGTGATAAAGTTTCTCCTGGTGAAGTGCTTTGTGAAGTTGAAACT GATAAAGCTACTGTTGAAATGGAAAGTATGGAAGAAGGTTATCTGGCCAAGATAGTTCGTGGAGAtggggaaaaagaaattaaagttgGTGAG GTAATTGCCATAACTGTTGAAGATGAGGGGGATATTGACAAGTTTAAAGACTACAAACCCTCAACATCTGAACCAAGTGCACCTCCTGTCAAAGAAACATCTGTGCCATCCCCAGCAAAGAAGGAGGCAGAGGAGCCTGTTCGAGAACCTGAGGCAAAGGTTTCCAAACCAAGTGTGCCAACTCCATCTGGAGATCGCGTATTTGCTAGTCCTCTTGCTAGAAAGTTGGCTGAAGAGAAAAAT GTACCACTCTCTAGCATTAAAGGAACAGGACATGAAGGACTAATTGTGAAGGCTGATATTGAAGATTTCTTAG CTTCTGATGCAGCTTCTAGTCAAGTTTCCGCACCCTCAAAGGCCAAGGGTGCAGCAGATGCAGCTCTGGATTATATCAACATTCCTGTCTCTCAGATACGGAAG gTCACAGCTTCACGGCTGTTATTATCAAAGCAAACTATTCCTCATTACTATTTATCAGTGGATGCATGTGTTGATAAACTCATGAG TTTGCGGAGCAAACTCAATTCCTTGCAAGAAGCCTCTGGTGGCTCCCGCATATCAGTTAATGACCTTGTAATCAAG GCTGCTGCATTGGCTCTCCGCAAAGTTCCTCAATGTAACAGTTCATGGGCAAATGATTATATTCGCCA gtATAATAATGTGAATATTAATGTAGCTGTGCAGACTGATAATGGGCTCTTTGTTCCAGTTATCAGG GATGCAGACAAGAAAGGCCTCTCTACAATAGGGGAGGAGGTCAAACAATTGGCAAAGAAAGCCAGAGAAAACAGCTTGAAACCCCAAGATTATGAG GGAGGTACATTTACAGTGTCTAACCTGGGAGGGCCATTTGGTGTCAAACAATTCTGTGCAATCATCAATCCTCCTCAGTCGGGCATTCTTGCAGTTGGATCTG CTGAGAGGAGGGTCATTCCGGGATCAGGTGCTGAAGAATTCAAGTTTGGTTCTTTCATGTCTGTGACCCTCAGCTGTGATCATCGTGTTATAGATG GTGCAATTGGTGCCGAATGGCTAAAAGCATTCAAGGGCTATATTGAAAATCCAGAATCCATGTTGTTGTAA
- the LOC108347798 gene encoding dihydrolipoyllysine-residue acetyltransferase component 2 of pyruvate dehydrogenase complex, mitochondrial isoform X5 has protein sequence MASHLLNHSAKVRNVSKLLHHERYMLARWFSGDAQSSLNRRRDVWKTQLPESSTRSSVFEPVVDFTKRNVSMASIRRGSITGSGFTGEISPSQVLSRRCYASASDLPPHQEIGMPSLSPTMTEGNIARWLKKEGDKVSPGEVLCEVETDKATVEMESMEEGYLAKIVRGDGEKEIKVGEVIAITVEDEGDIDKFKDYKPSTSEPSAPPVKETSVPSPAKKEAEEPVREPEAKVSKPSVPTPSGDRVFASPLARKLAEEKNVPLSSIKGTGHEGLIVKADIEDFLASDAASSQVSAPSKAKGAADAALDYINIPVSQIRKVTASRLLLSKQTIPHYYLSVDACVDKLMSLRSKLNSLQEASGGSRISVNDLVIKAAALALRKVPQCNSSWANDYIRQYNNVNINVAVQTDNGLFVPVIRDADKKGLSTIGEEVKQLAKKARENSLKPQDYEGGTFTVSNLGGPFGVKQFCAIINPPQSGILAVGSAERRVIPGSGAEEFKFGSFMSVTLSCDHRVIDGAIGAEWLKAFKGYIENPESMLL, from the exons ATGGCATCACATTTACTCAATCACTCGGCCAAG GTGAGAAATGTTTCGAAGTTGCTGCACCACGAGCGTTATATGTTGGCGCGTTGGTTTTCCGGCGATGCTCAATCCTCTCTCAATAGGAGGCGCG ATGTGTGGAAAACTCAGCTCCCTGAGTCTTCAACAAGAAGCAGTGTCTTTGAGCCGGTCGTCGACTTTACT AAGAGAAACGTCTCCATGGCTAGTATCAGAAGGGGTTCCATCACCGGGTCTGGTTTCACCGGAGAGATTTCACC TTCACAGGTGTTGTCAAGGAGATGCTATGCGTCAGCCTCAG ATCTACCCCCGCACCAGGAAATTGGAATGCCTTCTCTCTCACCTACAATGACCGAG GGTAACATTGCAAGATGGTTGAAGAAAGAAGGTGATAAAGTTTCTCCTGGTGAAGTGCTTTGTGAAGTTGAAACT GATAAAGCTACTGTTGAAATGGAAAGTATGGAAGAAGGTTATCTGGCCAAGATAGTTCGTGGAGAtggggaaaaagaaattaaagttgGTGAG GTAATTGCCATAACTGTTGAAGATGAGGGGGATATTGACAAGTTTAAAGACTACAAACCCTCAACATCTGAACCAAGTGCACCTCCTGTCAAAGAAACATCTGTGCCATCCCCAGCAAAGAAGGAGGCAGAGGAGCCTGTTCGAGAACCTGAGGCAAAGGTTTCCAAACCAAGTGTGCCAACTCCATCTGGAGATCGCGTATTTGCTAGTCCTCTTGCTAGAAAGTTGGCTGAAGAGAAAAAT GTACCACTCTCTAGCATTAAAGGAACAGGACATGAAGGACTAATTGTGAAGGCTGATATTGAAGATTTCTTAG CTTCTGATGCAGCTTCTAGTCAAGTTTCCGCACCCTCAAAGGCCAAGGGTGCAGCAGATGCAGCTCTGGATTATATCAACATTCCTGTCTCTCAGATACGGAAG gTCACAGCTTCACGGCTGTTATTATCAAAGCAAACTATTCCTCATTACTATTTATCAGTGGATGCATGTGTTGATAAACTCATGAG TTTGCGGAGCAAACTCAATTCCTTGCAAGAAGCCTCTGGTGGCTCCCGCATATCAGTTAATGACCTTGTAATCAAG GCTGCTGCATTGGCTCTCCGCAAAGTTCCTCAATGTAACAGTTCATGGGCAAATGATTATATTCGCCA gtATAATAATGTGAATATTAATGTAGCTGTGCAGACTGATAATGGGCTCTTTGTTCCAGTTATCAGG GATGCAGACAAGAAAGGCCTCTCTACAATAGGGGAGGAGGTCAAACAATTGGCAAAGAAAGCCAGAGAAAACAGCTTGAAACCCCAAGATTATGAG GGAGGTACATTTACAGTGTCTAACCTGGGAGGGCCATTTGGTGTCAAACAATTCTGTGCAATCATCAATCCTCCTCAGTCGGGCATTCTTGCAGTTGGATCTG CTGAGAGGAGGGTCATTCCGGGATCAGGTGCTGAAGAATTCAAGTTTGGTTCTTTCATGTCTGTGACCCTCAGCTGTGATCATCGTGTTATAGATG GTGCAATTGGTGCCGAATGGCTAAAAGCATTCAAGGGCTATATTGAAAATCCAGAATCCATGTTGTTGTAA
- the LOC108347798 gene encoding dihydrolipoyllysine-residue acetyltransferase component 2 of pyruvate dehydrogenase complex, mitochondrial isoform X3: MASHLLNHSAKVRNVSKLLHHERYMLARWFSGDAQSSLNRRRDVWKTQLPESSTRSSVFEPVVDFTVSFTKRNVSMASIRRGSITGSGFTGEISPSSQVLSRRCYASASDLPPHQEIGMPSLSPTMTEGNIARWLKKEGDKVSPGEVLCEVETDKATVEMESMEEGYLAKIVRGDGEKEIKVGEVIAITVEDEGDIDKFKDYKPSTSEPSAPPVKETSVPSPAKKEAEEPVREPEAKVSKPSVPTPSGDRVFASPLARKLAEEKNVPLSSIKGTGHEGLIVKADIEDFLASSQVSAPSKAKGAADAALDYINIPVSQIRKVTASRLLLSKQTIPHYYLSVDACVDKLMSLRSKLNSLQEASGGSRISVNDLVIKAAALALRKVPQCNSSWANDYIRQYNNVNINVAVQTDNGLFVPVIRDADKKGLSTIGEEVKQLAKKARENSLKPQDYEGGTFTVSNLGGPFGVKQFCAIINPPQSGILAVGSAERRVIPGSGAEEFKFGSFMSVTLSCDHRVIDGAIGAEWLKAFKGYIENPESMLL; this comes from the exons ATGGCATCACATTTACTCAATCACTCGGCCAAG GTGAGAAATGTTTCGAAGTTGCTGCACCACGAGCGTTATATGTTGGCGCGTTGGTTTTCCGGCGATGCTCAATCCTCTCTCAATAGGAGGCGCG ATGTGTGGAAAACTCAGCTCCCTGAGTCTTCAACAAGAAGCAGTGTCTTTGAGCCGGTCGTCGACTTTACTGTGAGTTTTACT AAGAGAAACGTCTCCATGGCTAGTATCAGAAGGGGTTCCATCACCGGGTCTGGTTTCACCGGAGAGATTTCACC AAGTTCACAGGTGTTGTCAAGGAGATGCTATGCGTCAGCCTCAG ATCTACCCCCGCACCAGGAAATTGGAATGCCTTCTCTCTCACCTACAATGACCGAG GGTAACATTGCAAGATGGTTGAAGAAAGAAGGTGATAAAGTTTCTCCTGGTGAAGTGCTTTGTGAAGTTGAAACT GATAAAGCTACTGTTGAAATGGAAAGTATGGAAGAAGGTTATCTGGCCAAGATAGTTCGTGGAGAtggggaaaaagaaattaaagttgGTGAG GTAATTGCCATAACTGTTGAAGATGAGGGGGATATTGACAAGTTTAAAGACTACAAACCCTCAACATCTGAACCAAGTGCACCTCCTGTCAAAGAAACATCTGTGCCATCCCCAGCAAAGAAGGAGGCAGAGGAGCCTGTTCGAGAACCTGAGGCAAAGGTTTCCAAACCAAGTGTGCCAACTCCATCTGGAGATCGCGTATTTGCTAGTCCTCTTGCTAGAAAGTTGGCTGAAGAGAAAAAT GTACCACTCTCTAGCATTAAAGGAACAGGACATGAAGGACTAATTGTGAAGGCTGATATTGAAGATTTCTTAG CTTCTAGTCAAGTTTCCGCACCCTCAAAGGCCAAGGGTGCAGCAGATGCAGCTCTGGATTATATCAACATTCCTGTCTCTCAGATACGGAAG gTCACAGCTTCACGGCTGTTATTATCAAAGCAAACTATTCCTCATTACTATTTATCAGTGGATGCATGTGTTGATAAACTCATGAG TTTGCGGAGCAAACTCAATTCCTTGCAAGAAGCCTCTGGTGGCTCCCGCATATCAGTTAATGACCTTGTAATCAAG GCTGCTGCATTGGCTCTCCGCAAAGTTCCTCAATGTAACAGTTCATGGGCAAATGATTATATTCGCCA gtATAATAATGTGAATATTAATGTAGCTGTGCAGACTGATAATGGGCTCTTTGTTCCAGTTATCAGG GATGCAGACAAGAAAGGCCTCTCTACAATAGGGGAGGAGGTCAAACAATTGGCAAAGAAAGCCAGAGAAAACAGCTTGAAACCCCAAGATTATGAG GGAGGTACATTTACAGTGTCTAACCTGGGAGGGCCATTTGGTGTCAAACAATTCTGTGCAATCATCAATCCTCCTCAGTCGGGCATTCTTGCAGTTGGATCTG CTGAGAGGAGGGTCATTCCGGGATCAGGTGCTGAAGAATTCAAGTTTGGTTCTTTCATGTCTGTGACCCTCAGCTGTGATCATCGTGTTATAGATG GTGCAATTGGTGCCGAATGGCTAAAAGCATTCAAGGGCTATATTGAAAATCCAGAATCCATGTTGTTGTAA
- the LOC108347798 gene encoding dihydrolipoyllysine-residue acetyltransferase component 2 of pyruvate dehydrogenase complex, mitochondrial isoform X1, translating into MASHLLNHSAKVRNVSKLLHHERYMLARWFSGDAQSSLNRRRDVWKTQLPESSTRSSVFEPVVDFTVSFTKRNVSMASIRRGSITGSGFTGEISPSSQVLSRRCYASASDLPPHQEIGMPSLSPTMTEGNIARWLKKEGDKVSPGEVLCEVETDKATVEMESMEEGYLAKIVRGDGEKEIKVGEVIAITVEDEGDIDKFKDYKPSTSEPSAPPVKETSVPSPAKKEAEEPVREPEAKVSKPSVPTPSGDRVFASPLARKLAEEKNVPLSSIKGTGHEGLIVKADIEDFLASDAASSQVSAPSKAKGAADAALDYINIPVSQIRKVTASRLLLSKQTIPHYYLSVDACVDKLMSLRSKLNSLQEASGGSRISVNDLVIKAAALALRKVPQCNSSWANDYIRQYNNVNINVAVQTDNGLFVPVIRDADKKGLSTIGEEVKQLAKKARENSLKPQDYEGGTFTVSNLGGPFGVKQFCAIINPPQSGILAVGSAERRVIPGSGAEEFKFGSFMSVTLSCDHRVIDGAIGAEWLKAFKGYIENPESMLL; encoded by the exons ATGGCATCACATTTACTCAATCACTCGGCCAAG GTGAGAAATGTTTCGAAGTTGCTGCACCACGAGCGTTATATGTTGGCGCGTTGGTTTTCCGGCGATGCTCAATCCTCTCTCAATAGGAGGCGCG ATGTGTGGAAAACTCAGCTCCCTGAGTCTTCAACAAGAAGCAGTGTCTTTGAGCCGGTCGTCGACTTTACTGTGAGTTTTACT AAGAGAAACGTCTCCATGGCTAGTATCAGAAGGGGTTCCATCACCGGGTCTGGTTTCACCGGAGAGATTTCACC AAGTTCACAGGTGTTGTCAAGGAGATGCTATGCGTCAGCCTCAG ATCTACCCCCGCACCAGGAAATTGGAATGCCTTCTCTCTCACCTACAATGACCGAG GGTAACATTGCAAGATGGTTGAAGAAAGAAGGTGATAAAGTTTCTCCTGGTGAAGTGCTTTGTGAAGTTGAAACT GATAAAGCTACTGTTGAAATGGAAAGTATGGAAGAAGGTTATCTGGCCAAGATAGTTCGTGGAGAtggggaaaaagaaattaaagttgGTGAG GTAATTGCCATAACTGTTGAAGATGAGGGGGATATTGACAAGTTTAAAGACTACAAACCCTCAACATCTGAACCAAGTGCACCTCCTGTCAAAGAAACATCTGTGCCATCCCCAGCAAAGAAGGAGGCAGAGGAGCCTGTTCGAGAACCTGAGGCAAAGGTTTCCAAACCAAGTGTGCCAACTCCATCTGGAGATCGCGTATTTGCTAGTCCTCTTGCTAGAAAGTTGGCTGAAGAGAAAAAT GTACCACTCTCTAGCATTAAAGGAACAGGACATGAAGGACTAATTGTGAAGGCTGATATTGAAGATTTCTTAG CTTCTGATGCAGCTTCTAGTCAAGTTTCCGCACCCTCAAAGGCCAAGGGTGCAGCAGATGCAGCTCTGGATTATATCAACATTCCTGTCTCTCAGATACGGAAG gTCACAGCTTCACGGCTGTTATTATCAAAGCAAACTATTCCTCATTACTATTTATCAGTGGATGCATGTGTTGATAAACTCATGAG TTTGCGGAGCAAACTCAATTCCTTGCAAGAAGCCTCTGGTGGCTCCCGCATATCAGTTAATGACCTTGTAATCAAG GCTGCTGCATTGGCTCTCCGCAAAGTTCCTCAATGTAACAGTTCATGGGCAAATGATTATATTCGCCA gtATAATAATGTGAATATTAATGTAGCTGTGCAGACTGATAATGGGCTCTTTGTTCCAGTTATCAGG GATGCAGACAAGAAAGGCCTCTCTACAATAGGGGAGGAGGTCAAACAATTGGCAAAGAAAGCCAGAGAAAACAGCTTGAAACCCCAAGATTATGAG GGAGGTACATTTACAGTGTCTAACCTGGGAGGGCCATTTGGTGTCAAACAATTCTGTGCAATCATCAATCCTCCTCAGTCGGGCATTCTTGCAGTTGGATCTG CTGAGAGGAGGGTCATTCCGGGATCAGGTGCTGAAGAATTCAAGTTTGGTTCTTTCATGTCTGTGACCCTCAGCTGTGATCATCGTGTTATAGATG GTGCAATTGGTGCCGAATGGCTAAAAGCATTCAAGGGCTATATTGAAAATCCAGAATCCATGTTGTTGTAA
- the LOC108347798 gene encoding dihydrolipoyllysine-residue acetyltransferase component 2 of pyruvate dehydrogenase complex, mitochondrial isoform X2, whose protein sequence is MASHLLNHSAKVRNVSKLLHHERYMLARWFSGDAQSSLNRRRDVWKTQLPESSTRSSVFEPVVDFTVSFTKRNVSMASIRRGSITGSGFTGEISPSQVLSRRCYASASDLPPHQEIGMPSLSPTMTEGNIARWLKKEGDKVSPGEVLCEVETDKATVEMESMEEGYLAKIVRGDGEKEIKVGEVIAITVEDEGDIDKFKDYKPSTSEPSAPPVKETSVPSPAKKEAEEPVREPEAKVSKPSVPTPSGDRVFASPLARKLAEEKNVPLSSIKGTGHEGLIVKADIEDFLASDAASSQVSAPSKAKGAADAALDYINIPVSQIRKVTASRLLLSKQTIPHYYLSVDACVDKLMSLRSKLNSLQEASGGSRISVNDLVIKAAALALRKVPQCNSSWANDYIRQYNNVNINVAVQTDNGLFVPVIRDADKKGLSTIGEEVKQLAKKARENSLKPQDYEGGTFTVSNLGGPFGVKQFCAIINPPQSGILAVGSAERRVIPGSGAEEFKFGSFMSVTLSCDHRVIDGAIGAEWLKAFKGYIENPESMLL, encoded by the exons ATGGCATCACATTTACTCAATCACTCGGCCAAG GTGAGAAATGTTTCGAAGTTGCTGCACCACGAGCGTTATATGTTGGCGCGTTGGTTTTCCGGCGATGCTCAATCCTCTCTCAATAGGAGGCGCG ATGTGTGGAAAACTCAGCTCCCTGAGTCTTCAACAAGAAGCAGTGTCTTTGAGCCGGTCGTCGACTTTACTGTGAGTTTTACT AAGAGAAACGTCTCCATGGCTAGTATCAGAAGGGGTTCCATCACCGGGTCTGGTTTCACCGGAGAGATTTCACC TTCACAGGTGTTGTCAAGGAGATGCTATGCGTCAGCCTCAG ATCTACCCCCGCACCAGGAAATTGGAATGCCTTCTCTCTCACCTACAATGACCGAG GGTAACATTGCAAGATGGTTGAAGAAAGAAGGTGATAAAGTTTCTCCTGGTGAAGTGCTTTGTGAAGTTGAAACT GATAAAGCTACTGTTGAAATGGAAAGTATGGAAGAAGGTTATCTGGCCAAGATAGTTCGTGGAGAtggggaaaaagaaattaaagttgGTGAG GTAATTGCCATAACTGTTGAAGATGAGGGGGATATTGACAAGTTTAAAGACTACAAACCCTCAACATCTGAACCAAGTGCACCTCCTGTCAAAGAAACATCTGTGCCATCCCCAGCAAAGAAGGAGGCAGAGGAGCCTGTTCGAGAACCTGAGGCAAAGGTTTCCAAACCAAGTGTGCCAACTCCATCTGGAGATCGCGTATTTGCTAGTCCTCTTGCTAGAAAGTTGGCTGAAGAGAAAAAT GTACCACTCTCTAGCATTAAAGGAACAGGACATGAAGGACTAATTGTGAAGGCTGATATTGAAGATTTCTTAG CTTCTGATGCAGCTTCTAGTCAAGTTTCCGCACCCTCAAAGGCCAAGGGTGCAGCAGATGCAGCTCTGGATTATATCAACATTCCTGTCTCTCAGATACGGAAG gTCACAGCTTCACGGCTGTTATTATCAAAGCAAACTATTCCTCATTACTATTTATCAGTGGATGCATGTGTTGATAAACTCATGAG TTTGCGGAGCAAACTCAATTCCTTGCAAGAAGCCTCTGGTGGCTCCCGCATATCAGTTAATGACCTTGTAATCAAG GCTGCTGCATTGGCTCTCCGCAAAGTTCCTCAATGTAACAGTTCATGGGCAAATGATTATATTCGCCA gtATAATAATGTGAATATTAATGTAGCTGTGCAGACTGATAATGGGCTCTTTGTTCCAGTTATCAGG GATGCAGACAAGAAAGGCCTCTCTACAATAGGGGAGGAGGTCAAACAATTGGCAAAGAAAGCCAGAGAAAACAGCTTGAAACCCCAAGATTATGAG GGAGGTACATTTACAGTGTCTAACCTGGGAGGGCCATTTGGTGTCAAACAATTCTGTGCAATCATCAATCCTCCTCAGTCGGGCATTCTTGCAGTTGGATCTG CTGAGAGGAGGGTCATTCCGGGATCAGGTGCTGAAGAATTCAAGTTTGGTTCTTTCATGTCTGTGACCCTCAGCTGTGATCATCGTGTTATAGATG GTGCAATTGGTGCCGAATGGCTAAAAGCATTCAAGGGCTATATTGAAAATCCAGAATCCATGTTGTTGTAA
- the LOC108347810 gene encoding prohibitin-3, mitochondrial: MGSSQAAVSFLTNLARSAFGLGVAATALSSSLYTVDGGQRAVLFDRFRGILDDTVGEGTHFLIPWVQKPYIFDIRTRPHTFSSISGTKDLQMVNLTLRVLSRPEIGKLPVIVKNLGLEYDEKVLPSIGNEVLKAVVAQFNADQLLTDRSQVSALVRDSLIRRAKDFNIVLDDVAITHLSYGSEFSRAVEQKQVAQQEAERSKFVVMKAEQERRAAIIRAEGESDAAKLISDATASAGMGLIELRRIEASREIASTLAKSPNVSYLPGGQNLLMALNPSR; this comes from the coding sequence ATGGGAAGCAGCCAAGCCGCCGTCTCTTTCCTGACGAATCTTGCCCGCTCCGCCTTCGGGCTGGGCGTGGCGGCCACCGCCCTATCCTCCTCCCTATACACAGTCGACGGTGGCCAGCGTGCCGTCCTATTCGACCGTTTCCGAGGCATTCTCGACGACACCGTAGGCGAGGGAACCCATTTCCTCATCCCGTGGGTCCAGAAGCCTTATATCTTCGACATCCGCACGCGCCCTCACACCTTCTCCTCCATCTCCGGCACCAAAGACCTTCAGATGGTCAACCTCACACTCCGCGTCCTATCCCGTCCTGAAATCGGCAAGCTCCCTGTTATTGTAAAGAACCTCGGCCTTGAGTACGATGAGAAGGTTCTTCCGTCCATAGGCAATGAGGTCCTCAAGGCTGTCGTCGCGCAGTTCAACGCTGATCAGCTCCTCACCGACCGTTCTCAGGTATCCGCTCTCGTTCGTGACAGTCTCATTCGCCGCGCCAAGGATTTCAACATTGTTCTCGATGATGTCGCCATCACGCACCTCTCCTACGGCAGCGAGTTCTCGCGCGCGGTGGAGCAGAAGCAGGTGGCGCAACAGGAGGCTGAGCGGTCCAAGTTCGTCGTGATGAAGGCCGAGCAGGAGCGGCGGGCCGCGATTATCCGTGCCGAGGGAGAGAGCGATGCGGCGAAGCTAATCTCCGACGCTACTGCCTCGGCTGGAATGGGGCTGATTGAGCTCAGGAGGATTGAAGCATCCAGGGAAATAGCCTCCACGCTGGCGAAGTCGCCAAATGTTTCGTACTTGCCTGGTGGACAGAACCTTCTCATGGCTCTCAATCCTTCTCGATGA